A stretch of Caenibius tardaugens NBRC 16725 DNA encodes these proteins:
- a CDS encoding spermidine synthase, with protein MIARELLGTAHVPGGEDLKLYSHDRDFMIVMGHNELMSTRRSGSEIALATQSCARIAGRKRPHLLIGGYGMGFTLRAALDVLGPDADVTVAELVPEIIAWARGPMADLMDGCLDDPRVHLTMGDVGDVIEASPGTFDAILLDVDNGPDGLVREDNNRLYSRFGLRAAKAALRPGGVLAVWSAAKDNAFKARLQKAGFAVDEVGVRARSNGKGPMHVIWFATRA; from the coding sequence ATGATTGCACGCGAATTGCTGGGGACGGCGCACGTGCCCGGCGGGGAAGATCTGAAGCTCTATAGCCACGATCGCGATTTCATGATCGTGATGGGCCACAACGAACTGATGAGCACCCGCCGCAGCGGTTCGGAAATCGCGCTCGCCACGCAAAGCTGCGCCCGCATTGCCGGGCGCAAGCGGCCGCACCTGCTGATTGGTGGGTATGGCATGGGTTTCACGCTGCGCGCGGCGTTGGATGTGCTGGGGCCGGACGCGGATGTGACCGTGGCCGAACTCGTGCCCGAGATTATCGCCTGGGCGCGGGGGCCGATGGCCGATCTGATGGATGGCTGTCTCGACGATCCGCGCGTGCATCTGACCATGGGGGATGTGGGCGATGTGATCGAGGCCAGCCCCGGCACGTTCGACGCCATCCTGCTGGATGTGGACAACGGCCCGGACGGGTTGGTGCGCGAAGACAACAACCGGCTCTATTCCCGCTTTGGCCTGCGCGCGGCCAAGGCTGCCTTGCGCCCTGGCGGGGTACTGGCGGTGTGGTCCGCCGCGAAAGACAACGCGTTCAAGGCACGGTTGCAGAAAGCCGGGTTCGCCGTGGATGAAGTCGGCGTGCGCGCCCGCAGCAACGGCAAGGGGCCGATGCATGTGATCTGGTTTGCTACCCGCGCCTGA
- a CDS encoding GreA/GreB family elongation factor, translated as MSVAFRRDGDEEHLEPKFEIPIPPGPNRVTARGLRLIGETIDALEKQIAAGGEEAAINALKRDLRYWQTRQITAELMPVPTGETVEFGTTVTFALGGRERTLSIVGDDEADPTNHRIAFSAPLARAMIGAEAAEWVAFNGKEDAIEVLKISATEAD; from the coding sequence ATGAGCGTTGCGTTTCGCCGTGATGGCGATGAAGAACATCTCGAACCCAAATTCGAGATTCCGATCCCCCCCGGCCCCAATCGCGTAACCGCGCGCGGGCTGCGCCTGATTGGCGAAACAATCGACGCATTGGAAAAACAGATTGCAGCAGGCGGCGAAGAAGCCGCGATCAATGCCTTGAAACGCGACTTGCGCTATTGGCAAACGCGGCAGATCACCGCCGAACTGATGCCCGTGCCCACGGGCGAAACGGTGGAATTCGGAACCACGGTCACATTCGCATTGGGCGGCCGCGAACGCACCTTGTCCATCGTGGGCGATGACGAGGCTGATCCGACCAATCACAGGATCGCGTTTTCCGCCCCGCTTGCCCGTGCCATGATCGGTGCCGAAGCCGCCGAATGGGTGGCCTTCAACGGGAAAGAGGATGCTATCGAAGTCCTGAAAATTTCCGCGACAGAGGCGGATTAA